The sequence GATAGACGCGCCCAGATCGGAACCGATAGAACCGAGCTTTTTAGTGCCAAACAGCAGCACGACGATGACGGCAATAATGACTAATTGCCAGATACTGATACCACCCATACAAATTCCTCAGGAATAGATGATTAATTGGTCAAGTCGCATTATACGTATGCGACCCGTCGATGGCGACGCAAACTCAGCGCGTTTTTCTCCATCCGGCTAGCCAGACAACAACCCCGCTAGCCATCAGCCAGGCGGGCATCATCTGCCAGTCCGGACGATTGATTAGCAGCAACGTACCGCTCAACAGCAGCGTTGCGCCAATCCCAAAGAGATAGCGTGATTGTCCCTGGCGCACGCGACTGGACTGAAGCTCGCGGGCGATTTTATCCATGCTGTGCTGAAGGTTCTTGCTCTGACGCAAACTGTCGTAAACCAGTTCAGGAATTTCGGGCATTTTTTCAATCCAGAACGGGCCTTTCTCTTTCAATGAGCGCACCAGCGCTGGAAAACCTACCTGATCCTTAATCCAGGATTCCAGGAACGGTTTAGCCGTCTTCCACAAGTCTAACTGAGGATAGAGTTGGCGACCTACACCCTCAACGTAAAGTAATGTTTTCTGAAGTAAAACTAATTGCGGCTGAACTTCCATATTAAAGCGGCGAGCCGTATTAAACAGGTTTAACAGCACGTGCCCGAAGGAGATTTCTGCCAGCGGCTTTTCAAAAATCGGCTCGCAGACGGTACGAATAGCAAACTCAAACTCTTCGACGTTGGTGTCCGGCGGAACCCAGCCGGAGTCAACGTGCAGCTCAGCCACCTTACGGTAGTCACGGTTGAAGAACGCGATAAAGTTCTCGGCCAGATAACGCTTATCTTCTTTATTCAGCGACCCCACAATCCCGCAGTCGATACCGATATACTTCGGATCCTCAGGATGCTCGTAGCTCACAAAAATATTGCCCGGGTGCATATCCGCATGGAAAAAGCTGTCGCGGAACACCTGAGTAAAGAAGACCTGAACGCCACGTTCGGCCAGCAGCTTCATGTTCGTTCCCTGCTTCTCCAGCGCCGCCACATCCGAAACCGGAATACCGTAGATGCGCTCCATGACCATCATGTTCTGACTGCAGTAGTCTGAATAGACCTCAGGCACATAAAGCATCGGGCTGTTTTCAAAGTTACGACGCAGCTGAATGGCGTTTGCTGACTCGCGCAGCAGGTTAAGCTCATCAATCAGCGTTTTTTCGTATTCCCGCACCACTTCCATCGGACGCAGACGACGGCCATCAGGTAACAAACGTGGTACCCAGCGCGCCAGACGATAAATCAGCTTCATGTCAGCTTTGATGACCGGCAGGATATCCGGGCGGATCACCTTGATCACCACCTCTTTGCCGTTCTCTTTCAGACGCGCGGTATGCACCTGAGCAATAGACGCCGACGCCAGCGGGGCTATTTCGAAATCGTCAAACCAGGTTTCAACGGGAAGATTACCCATTGCCTCTTCGATCTGTTTCTTTGCCCTCACTCCGTCAAACGGGGCAACACGGTCCTGCAGCATTGCCAGTTCATCGGCAATATGAGGCGGGAAGAGATCGCGGCGGGTTGAGAGCATCTGTCCGAACTTAATCCATACCGGGCCAAGCTCCTGCAGCGCCAGACGCAGACGTTCACCCAGCGGCTGACCTTTATGACGATTAGGCATCCAGAACAACATCCGCCGCCAGATTCTAAGCGGCAGCGTGATACGCATTTTGGGGATAAGCTCATCGAGCCCGTAACTCAAAAAGGTGTGGACGATAAAATAGAGGCGCCGAATTTCACCAGGCGTCATTTGCCCTCCAGTTTTTCCAGCCGTTTGGTTAATGCATCAACCGCACGTTCAACAGCAGCGGTTTCTTCCGCAAACCATGCCACTTCCAGCGGACCGGGGGCCATGCGCCACTCTTCAGTCAGGACTTCTGCGGCATAGCGCTGCTGCCGTTCCAGATTTTTGCGCAAGAACGCCGTGCCGCCATGAATAGCTTTCCCGATCCCTTCAGCGGCGATGTCACCAATAAAAGGCGCGAGCAGTTCTGCCGGGTCAAACTCCGCCAGATCGCTGAGCGCAACGAAGTTTTGTACGACCTGGATGTCGCCCTCCACTTCCAGCTCACCGCTGCGGATAAGCGCCGTCAATTGCTGGCGATCGCGCAGTTTTGGCAGCACGCTCATATGGGTAATGACCGAGCAATCCGCCTCGCCTTCCCACTCACCCAGAACATCGAGCTGGCGTTCGCTGAAGACCAGCACGAGCGGCGTTGAGAACTCTTTTAATACAATGCGCAGGACCTTCCCGTTAAGTCGCTGACGTGCAGCTTTTAGCGCCGGCGCGCGATACAGGAAGGCATTGAGCACATTCTCGATGCCTGCGGTGACTAAGGGTTTAAAGGGCACGGGACACCTCCACTCAGAAT comes from Enterobacter kobei and encodes:
- the ubiB gene encoding ubiquinone biosynthesis regulatory protein kinase UbiB, which translates into the protein MTPGEIRRLYFIVHTFLSYGLDELIPKMRITLPLRIWRRMLFWMPNRHKGQPLGERLRLALQELGPVWIKFGQMLSTRRDLFPPHIADELAMLQDRVAPFDGVRAKKQIEEAMGNLPVETWFDDFEIAPLASASIAQVHTARLKENGKEVVIKVIRPDILPVIKADMKLIYRLARWVPRLLPDGRRLRPMEVVREYEKTLIDELNLLRESANAIQLRRNFENSPMLYVPEVYSDYCSQNMMVMERIYGIPVSDVAALEKQGTNMKLLAERGVQVFFTQVFRDSFFHADMHPGNIFVSYEHPEDPKYIGIDCGIVGSLNKEDKRYLAENFIAFFNRDYRKVAELHVDSGWVPPDTNVEEFEFAIRTVCEPIFEKPLAEISFGHVLLNLFNTARRFNMEVQPQLVLLQKTLLYVEGVGRQLYPQLDLWKTAKPFLESWIKDQVGFPALVRSLKEKGPFWIEKMPEIPELVYDSLRQSKNLQHSMDKIARELQSSRVRQGQSRYLFGIGATLLLSGTLLLINRPDWQMMPAWLMASGVVVWLAGWRKTR
- the ubiJ gene encoding ubiquinone biosynthesis protein UbiJ, which encodes MPFKPLVTAGIENVLNAFLYRAPALKAARQRLNGKVLRIVLKEFSTPLVLVFSERQLDVLGEWEGEADCSVITHMSVLPKLRDRQQLTALIRSGELEVEGDIQVVQNFVALSDLAEFDPAELLAPFIGDIAAEGIGKAIHGGTAFLRKNLERQQRYAAEVLTEEWRMAPGPLEVAWFAEETAAVERAVDALTKRLEKLEGK